The sequence TTGCTGGTGCCGACGGCGAATTCGGTGGCAAAAAAATACATCTCAAAAACCTCGTCTGTAACCGCGGCTGATCTGTATCACGCCCCGCTCAACATCGAGCTTGGCACTGCATATCTTAAGGACCAGTTCGCCAAATTCGGCCGCATAGAATACGTCGCCGTCGCCTACAACGCCGGCCCGGGCCGCGTCGCCCCGTGGCGTGCAAGCCTGCCCGCCGAGATCGACGAATTCGTCGAGGCCATCCCCTTCAAGGAGACTAAGATCTACGTCCAGGGCGTGATCCGTAACACCGCCCAATACCGCCGCCTCTACGACGAAACCGGCAACTTTAAGCCGAATGTCGGTTCAAAACCGCTGCGCGGGCTTATCGACACGACGCCCCGCGATCAGTTCGTCGCCGCCAACCCCGAAATTGCCGTGGATGATAAACATGGAGAATAACAGTTGTATTATGGTATAGTTTTGGTATATAATCAGTATGGATTTTGAATACGATCCGCAAAAGAGCGAGTCGAACAAGATCAAACACGGAATTGACTTTGAAGAAGCTCAGGAACTTTGGAAAGATGGGCGGGCAAAGGAGTCGTTACTTGGGACCGGAATGGAAACACGGTTTCTGCTTGTCGGGGTGATCGCGGAAA is a genomic window of Chloracidobacterium sp. containing:
- a CDS encoding BrnT family toxin, giving the protein MDFEYDPQKSESNKIKHGIDFEEAQELWKDGRAKESLLGTGMETRFLLVGVIAEKHWSAIYTYRDEKVSIISVRRSRAGEVQDYGEDIG